Proteins from one Mercurialis annua linkage group LG7, ddMerAnnu1.2, whole genome shotgun sequence genomic window:
- the LOC126656057 gene encoding zinc finger CCCH domain-containing protein 13 isoform X3 → MVLPVLHTVKYVSIHYMREYFHGPFGIGKQGTITVHSYFSLFDPCDGKQDHRVGDLRDKLDKRFSPRHRYSPARDAGVENNDGKRRRNMHFDGQSDFSGSLKSSDGTGDQVKRRKNPSTDSRVPHKEQLKEVRSDINMLDQQKTQLRTLVQEKVEEAEVLTSRIREVDAQLSKEKEACKRTISKMKKFVKAHKHYVRIQDELKRSQSRLQKLGDQLDSDITTTDCNEEDLSINFVSDEESPVYHTISPRNEVQKNSYLCEEGLHAKLDIGGELKKAKLTTGGGDHAETMTTAKPFQLNAYSAQLDVNKEVMMVDDGNDSDQPRRNKGKQKRKKSVSISSVDKIKGPGVGPMAPSTSMAAHAIDELVEVELEESIDVAETTTLEIDKGAAKYGVTTSTRKKLRTWTRKGLTRTKWLTSTLFDMTMAAV, encoded by the exons AGTCTTTTTGATCCATGTGATG GTAAGCAGGACCATCGAGTTGGTGACTTGAGGGATAAGCTTGACAAGAGGTTTTCTCCAAGGCATAGATATTCTCCAGCTAGAGATGCAGGAGTCGAGAACAA TGATGGAAAACGTCGGAGAAACATGCATTTTGACGGCCAAAGTGACTTTTCCGGAAGTTTGAAAAGCTCAGATGGAACAGGAGATCaagttaaaagaagaaaaaacccATCAACTGATTCTAGAGTGCCTCATAAGGAGCAG CTAAAAGAAGTGCGCTCAGATATTAACATGCTTGATCAGCAAAAAACTCAATTAAGG ACCTTAGTGCAAGAGAAAGTTGAAGAAGCAGAAGTTCTTACTTCCAGAATTAGGGAAGTTGATGCTCAGTTGTCAAAAGAGAAAGAGGCATGTAAAAG GACCATTTCGAAAATGAAGAAGTTTGTCAAAGCACATAAGCATTATGTGAGGATTCAAGATGAATTAAAAAG GTCTCAAAGCCGACTTCAGAAGTTGGGAGATCAGCTCGACTCTGACATCACTACAACTGATTGCAATGAAGAGGATTTAAGCATCAATTTTGTCAGTGATGAAGAGTCTCCTGTTTACCATACTATCAGTCCTAGGAATGAGGTGCAAAAAAATTCTTATCTTTGTGAGGAAGGGTTGCATGCTAAACTTGATATTGGAGGAGAACTTAAAAAAG CAAAGTTGACCACAGGTGGAGGAGATCATGCAGAAACTATGACAACGGCAAAGCCCTTTCAATTGAATGCATATTCTGCACAGTTGGATGTTAACAAGGAAGTAATGATGGTGGACGATGGGAATGATAGTGATCAGCCTAGAAGAAATAAAGGCaaacaaaagagaaaaaagagtgTTTCTATATCCTCAGTAGATAAG ATTAAGGGCCCAGGGGTCGGACCTATGGCACCATCAACCAGCATGGCTGCTCATGCAATTGACGAACTAGTTGAGGTTGAATTGGAGGAGAGTATTGATGTGGCTGAAACTACTACATTGGAAATCGACAAAGGTGCTGCTAAATATGGGGTCACAACAAG TACAAGGAAAAAGCTGCGAACGTGGACGCGGAAGGGCTTGACGAGGACGAAATGGTTGACGTCGACATTGTTTGATATGACAATGGCAGCTGTGTAG
- the LOC126656057 gene encoding zinc finger CCCH domain-containing protein 13 isoform X1, with product MVLPVLHTVKYVSIHYMREYFHGPFGIGKQGTITVHSYFSLFDPCDGKQDHRVGDLRDKLDKRFSPRHRYSPARDAGVENNDGKRRRNMHFDGQSDFSGSLKSSDGTGDQVKRRKNPSTDSRVPHKEQLKEVRSDINMLDQQKTQLRTLVQEKVEEAEVLTSRIREVDAQLSKEKEACKRTISKMKKFVKAHKHYVRIQDELKRSQSRLQKLGDQLDSDITTTDCNEEDLSINFVSDEESPVYHTISPRNEVQKNSYLCEEGLHAKLDIGGELKKAKLTTGGGDHAETMTTAKPFQLNAYSAQLDVNKEVMMVDDGNDSDQPRRNKGKQKRKKSVSISSVDKIKGPGVGPMAPSTSMAAHAIDELVEVELEESIDVAETTTLEIDKGAAKYGVTTRLPFPLPPPPPLPQTTYSEYKEKAANVDAEGLDEDEMVDVDIV from the exons AGTCTTTTTGATCCATGTGATG GTAAGCAGGACCATCGAGTTGGTGACTTGAGGGATAAGCTTGACAAGAGGTTTTCTCCAAGGCATAGATATTCTCCAGCTAGAGATGCAGGAGTCGAGAACAA TGATGGAAAACGTCGGAGAAACATGCATTTTGACGGCCAAAGTGACTTTTCCGGAAGTTTGAAAAGCTCAGATGGAACAGGAGATCaagttaaaagaagaaaaaacccATCAACTGATTCTAGAGTGCCTCATAAGGAGCAG CTAAAAGAAGTGCGCTCAGATATTAACATGCTTGATCAGCAAAAAACTCAATTAAGG ACCTTAGTGCAAGAGAAAGTTGAAGAAGCAGAAGTTCTTACTTCCAGAATTAGGGAAGTTGATGCTCAGTTGTCAAAAGAGAAAGAGGCATGTAAAAG GACCATTTCGAAAATGAAGAAGTTTGTCAAAGCACATAAGCATTATGTGAGGATTCAAGATGAATTAAAAAG GTCTCAAAGCCGACTTCAGAAGTTGGGAGATCAGCTCGACTCTGACATCACTACAACTGATTGCAATGAAGAGGATTTAAGCATCAATTTTGTCAGTGATGAAGAGTCTCCTGTTTACCATACTATCAGTCCTAGGAATGAGGTGCAAAAAAATTCTTATCTTTGTGAGGAAGGGTTGCATGCTAAACTTGATATTGGAGGAGAACTTAAAAAAG CAAAGTTGACCACAGGTGGAGGAGATCATGCAGAAACTATGACAACGGCAAAGCCCTTTCAATTGAATGCATATTCTGCACAGTTGGATGTTAACAAGGAAGTAATGATGGTGGACGATGGGAATGATAGTGATCAGCCTAGAAGAAATAAAGGCaaacaaaagagaaaaaagagtgTTTCTATATCCTCAGTAGATAAG ATTAAGGGCCCAGGGGTCGGACCTATGGCACCATCAACCAGCATGGCTGCTCATGCAATTGACGAACTAGTTGAGGTTGAATTGGAGGAGAGTATTGATGTGGCTGAAACTACTACATTGGAAATCGACAAAGGTGCTGCTAAATATGGGGTCACAACAAGGTTGCCATTTCCACTTCCTCCACCTCCACCACTCCCTCAGACTACTTATTCAGAG TACAAGGAAAAAGCTGCGAACGTGGACGCGGAAGGGCTTGACGAGGACGAAATGGTTGACGTCGACATTGTTTGA
- the LOC126656057 gene encoding zinc finger CCCH domain-containing protein 13 isoform X2, whose product MVEGKLFKTKLCVLYKEGRCHRHSCSFAHGNAELRSFFPSSNGKQDHRVGDLRDKLDKRFSPRHRYSPARDAGVENNDGKRRRNMHFDGQSDFSGSLKSSDGTGDQVKRRKNPSTDSRVPHKEQLKEVRSDINMLDQQKTQLRTLVQEKVEEAEVLTSRIREVDAQLSKEKEACKRTISKMKKFVKAHKHYVRIQDELKRSQSRLQKLGDQLDSDITTTDCNEEDLSINFVSDEESPVYHTISPRNEVQKNSYLCEEGLHAKLDIGGELKKAKLTTGGGDHAETMTTAKPFQLNAYSAQLDVNKEVMMVDDGNDSDQPRRNKGKQKRKKSVSISSVDKIKGPGVGPMAPSTSMAAHAIDELVEVELEESIDVAETTTLEIDKGAAKYGVTTRLPFPLPPPPPLPQTTYSEYKEKAANVDAEGLDEDEMVDVDIV is encoded by the exons GTAAGCAGGACCATCGAGTTGGTGACTTGAGGGATAAGCTTGACAAGAGGTTTTCTCCAAGGCATAGATATTCTCCAGCTAGAGATGCAGGAGTCGAGAACAA TGATGGAAAACGTCGGAGAAACATGCATTTTGACGGCCAAAGTGACTTTTCCGGAAGTTTGAAAAGCTCAGATGGAACAGGAGATCaagttaaaagaagaaaaaacccATCAACTGATTCTAGAGTGCCTCATAAGGAGCAG CTAAAAGAAGTGCGCTCAGATATTAACATGCTTGATCAGCAAAAAACTCAATTAAGG ACCTTAGTGCAAGAGAAAGTTGAAGAAGCAGAAGTTCTTACTTCCAGAATTAGGGAAGTTGATGCTCAGTTGTCAAAAGAGAAAGAGGCATGTAAAAG GACCATTTCGAAAATGAAGAAGTTTGTCAAAGCACATAAGCATTATGTGAGGATTCAAGATGAATTAAAAAG GTCTCAAAGCCGACTTCAGAAGTTGGGAGATCAGCTCGACTCTGACATCACTACAACTGATTGCAATGAAGAGGATTTAAGCATCAATTTTGTCAGTGATGAAGAGTCTCCTGTTTACCATACTATCAGTCCTAGGAATGAGGTGCAAAAAAATTCTTATCTTTGTGAGGAAGGGTTGCATGCTAAACTTGATATTGGAGGAGAACTTAAAAAAG CAAAGTTGACCACAGGTGGAGGAGATCATGCAGAAACTATGACAACGGCAAAGCCCTTTCAATTGAATGCATATTCTGCACAGTTGGATGTTAACAAGGAAGTAATGATGGTGGACGATGGGAATGATAGTGATCAGCCTAGAAGAAATAAAGGCaaacaaaagagaaaaaagagtgTTTCTATATCCTCAGTAGATAAG ATTAAGGGCCCAGGGGTCGGACCTATGGCACCATCAACCAGCATGGCTGCTCATGCAATTGACGAACTAGTTGAGGTTGAATTGGAGGAGAGTATTGATGTGGCTGAAACTACTACATTGGAAATCGACAAAGGTGCTGCTAAATATGGGGTCACAACAAGGTTGCCATTTCCACTTCCTCCACCTCCACCACTCCCTCAGACTACTTATTCAGAG TACAAGGAAAAAGCTGCGAACGTGGACGCGGAAGGGCTTGACGAGGACGAAATGGTTGACGTCGACATTGTTTGA